AATTTTATGGTCAATTAATACTTAGAGGGGGAGGAAAAGCCGGCGAAACCACTTTTTCTAACTCATCCTCTTTAGTGTAAGTCGATTTGTGACTTCTTCCCAATTTCAGTGGTGGAGCTCTTACCCGTTTGTTAGAGCTTCACCGTGGTAGATATGTCCTACCAAAGATGTATTGCTAGTTGGTCGAGACGTATTCATAGGATCTTTGAAAAACTTGCAACTCTTTTTAAGTAAGTCCAGCTTTGAACCCCAGATCTCTGTTGTTCAGCTGCACTGCACATTGGCGACGCGACACCAATTAGGCCTTCTTTTTCTCTCCACGTTTCACACCCCAACAAACAACACTTGTCTTTGCATCACCCGACCATATGTGTGCTAAACAGTATATGCAACTTGTATTTACTCTTTCTTgctatgaatttttttattactaaaaatgaagaaaaattgTCCAGGCCCTAATTGGAGCACCATGTTTATATTTCTACTAAAATTTTGGCCACTACATGTCCTGTTTGGTTCGGTTCCACAACTTGCCATGTCACAAGTTAGACGCGCCATAATCTCTTATTAGGCATATGTTTGATTCACGTGGGCCAAACTTTCTTAGCCCTATGTTCAAGATTAGAGAGTTATTTTCTTGCTCAACCTTACCAAAAGTATGGTGCTCAATTTGTTAGTTATACCTTTTGTAACTGCCACACTTGTTATAGCAACGTGTGACATGAAGGTATTCCTTTACTACGAGGCATAACTGGTCAAAGCAGAGCTTGAACACCTCTCGAGAAGAACAGAAGCTTCATGCTTGTAGTAAAAGTTATAAACACAAAAATGGACAAACTAAAAAAATGCTGCCAGTACAGGTGGCCACCGAGCACAAATTTCATTTTTGCATATTCACAACAGGAGTTCCCTCATACTTTCATCATGGATAATTTGTTTCCAATATATTTCTAGATTATAATTTTTATGCATAGGAAAAACTATTGTGGAGTATACACTTACTAATAAATGGGTCCATGATATGCAACAGTTCGAATTTATTTGTCACAAGACGTTACAAACtacaaatttcacatgaaacaacaTTATATATTTAAACCAGATACAATGGTTTTTTCGTCGTCCCAACagtttctttaaaaaaagtTCATGTTTTTGAAAAGAGGGATGGGATCATTCTAAAAAAAGGGATGGATAACCTTATTTATGAAGGAGAGATAAAAGTTAACACAAGCTCTTTTACTCAGGTTCAAGTCCTAAATGTCCATGTGCCTCCTTGCTAGCGTGTGTTAGAACGGCTTTTATCCTTACAATTTTTTCCCTGATAAAAGAATAAAGATTCGGATAATTAACATGATGATATCCAGCCCATCCACGTACCATGCAACCACTGGTGCAGTCCTGCAGCACTTGATTACGAAATTTCGCTTTCTTTGATGGTAAACAAATACACAGAAATTCAAGATAAAGTTGGGCAGCCAAGGACAGAGACAGGCAAAGCAGTGATTGCAGACTGAGACAGAAAGAAGTGCCTATTGTATAAATTATGTAGCCCCTGCTCCTATGATTGAAAGATTTATACTACTGCATCCTCTTCCACCTgttcctcttccttcttttaGAAAAGCAAGGGTAGCTCTCATTGCTATCTATGGAGCTAGGGCATCACTGGTCAATTCCTCACCATGCTGCTCCCCCTTATTTCATCCCGGATGTGATGGAAACAGTGTTTCATAAACAAATTTGCAAGAAGAACTGTTGCTATGGACTTGTAGACACCATTTGTAGATACAAATAGTTTGGGAGTCTAGCAATATGTTCCCTTGTTGCTATGGACCAGTCCAAAAGAGGCTAAGGGAGGAAGGGAAGATGGAGGCTGGTAGTTCATCGTGCATTGTGCAGAACGGATCAGCCATGGCGTGCATGTGGAGTGTTGCTGCTCGCATGACACCTATGACACCATTTGGAGCATAGTGCCAAGTTTGTCTCTACCCATATGGTTCTATAAGGGAAAAAAGTGAGGGTAAGCTTAATCCAAGCACTATAAATTTATAGTGGACCTTGTGGTCCTGTAAGATATGAGATGTGGGTTGTGCATCAACCACTTTGCCAGTATTGAAAGTGTGATATTATGAATTGCATAGTCATAAATACTACGGTGACCACCAGTAGTGAGGAGGCACGTGTCGAGAGTAGTGCATCCATCACGCGGCATTTGCATATGTTGCTTGTGGGAAACAACTATGTGATGGTTCAATGTTAACTACCCATCAATCACTCCATATGCGCGTAAGGATTGATTCCATGGCAAGGAGAATCTTAGATGACATAGTTGATGTTCTTCCATAGTTTTCAATTACATTTGGACCATGGGTATCAAGAGCTCTTGAGACATTAATGTTTATTGAATAATTGTCGATATAGACAATTTGAGTTGCCACCAACGCACTATCACTCACCAATTTAATAGTCTTTTCCGCGTCACGATATATAGGCGCAACATATCTCCTGCAAATCAAGGAACTCATTTCTCATATAGTTGAAATAAAACAATCATATCCATGAGGTGTCACTTTTTCTTTTGTAAGGAAAACTTTGAAAGAGTTGTAATGCACATAGAGGTGTATGATGTGGTATTCAAAGATATCTTTGTAGCAACAACAGAGCATGCACCATGCATACGCATGTGCTGCACATTCGGTGGAGCCGTAGCAAAGTCCAGGACTACTTCAAAAAGATACACTCCATACACATCTAGAGACTACATACACTCTGTACTTTTTCCCTGTAGTCCAGGACGTGTGAATCACCCTTTTGCTGCCGCCACAACATCTAGAACAGTATGCTTGCCCATGTGATGGGTTGCAATTGCAACTAGTGGAACTCAATTTCTCACACTTTCCATGCTAAACGACTTGTGCCACATACGTAACTTTGGTTGATCTATGTCCTCTGAAAGACCCTAAGGCAATAAAGCTCTATTTGAACCTTAGAAAATTTGCAGAACCATACTTAAATCGAGCTTCCTAATGTCAAATTCCCTCGTTTCAAACATGACAGAAACTATGAGTTCCTAGCTGCATGTATAGTCTACACTTGTGTTTGAACACTGTATACTAGCTACATGGTTTGAGTGGTCGCAGCTGAACAAGAACTATGTCATGTCGATTTGCGATCAAGTGGCAGCTGGATCGCGTACAGTTCCCACTAGCAGTAAGTGGGTCCCCATCCCCTCCAGGTCCACATCCTGTCAGAGAAATGCATGGCCCAACGGGCGTATTGGTGGACAGAGCCTGACAAAACAGGCGGCAAAGCCTGCTTTCAGCTTTAAACTGATCAGACGGTGTGAAAAATGTTGCGTCACCATTCAAAGTGAACCACAGTTGTGACTGTAGTAAAGGTGCCCTGCATAAATGTGTAGTCGACTAGCAGCTACAGTTTGACTTGTGCTAAAGAGATGTAGAGCACGAGGGACTAAGCATTACGgtttaactttttttaataatggataGAGTTCCGACTTCAGCCTTCTTAAAGAGAAGCATCAGTCCAATATTATTATAAGTAGTAGCATACTGCTACACCCACGTAAAGAGTTTTATGCAACGACTCAAAACCCAATTCTCAAACTAACGGACCATCCATTTGAACTGAAGAAACGTAACGTTGCCattgatgaaataatgggcttggcccattccaatttcagaaatttcaaataaatcttaAAGGTCCATGTGGGCATAAGCAAgtggtggagtggtgcaagctTTTAATctcacattgctagtggaggaggaggatgaccaacttaaatgtggaagttgtctccactcctccaagctatgtgtgtgggagAGAAGAAAAGCTCCACACGCTCGCTCGCCACGCCTCTCCGAGCAGGGTGAAGGGTGTGGGCGtgcggcacctgcgtgaatggtccacCGAAATCCAGCCTctcgccttgcgggggcgcaATTTCCTTTtgtagttttattttttggttacttgtcAGAGAGATATGTGGAAGtctaatcggtttagatcacgatcgcgacgtgagatcgtgggctctcctatatatataCAACCTATCGGCCCCTCTACCAAACATACATCtaatcgagctagggtttttgcctcttctTGCTACTTCGCCgtcaccgtagtctactccatcctaaGTGCTGGCGTGCACCGGCGAATGGGAGAGCAGGTCTTTggaacctctcgctcttgtgatcctgcaccggaAGAAggtgaataaggtttttgggaagcgctccgcgCGACTGCTAAAGGTCTTCACCACATATCGTCTTCCGTCCCAGTTCGGCGTTTCGGCGGCCCATCGTCTTCAGCGTCGTCTGCTGCACTCCGTCCGCAACACTATATGTACAACATGCCATAGAAACTTCACATAATGATAATTAAAGAAGAGATGGTCAATGGATTCACTAGAACTACAAAAACTGCAGTATTTGTCTCCATTCCAATTTCTCCTAGCAAGGTTATCTTTTGTTAAAATAATTCCTTTCTTTAAGTACCACATGAAAATCTTAATCTTCAGTCGTAATCTCATTTGCTAGATTTCTTGTGTGACTCTAACTCTAGAACTGACAAGATGTTTATACATAGAATGCACTAAAAACGACCCATTTTTATGAAGGGACCAAATGAAAACATCTCTCCCTTCAGTAAGGTTGACATTCACAATTCTACCCACTAGGCTATGCCATTCTAATAGCTTATCGCCCACTAATGATCTCCTGAAAGATATATTGAGTGATGTTGCATTGAAAACCTCAGCCACACTAGCGTGTTTTTCGGTACTATATTGTAAAAGTTTGGATACTAGGATTTTAACGTCCTATTTCCAAACCATGTATCTTCCCAAAATCTAGTTTGAGCTCCTGATTGCACTTCGAATCTTCCCAATTTAAGAAAGTCCTCTTTCACTCCCATCAAACCCATCCAAAATTATGAATCCCCAGGTTTCTTATAAGTTATTCCTAAGGTAACACGGATTTCCAAATCTATAAAGAAAGACATATATCATATAATGACTCTACTGAAGATATTGAGATCTATTCCTTAGTAATTCTTGACACATTCCATCCACATTGTAGAGTTTAAAAAGCCACTTACTCAGTAGGCATTTGTTTTGTACATCTAGGTTCATGATTCCCAAGCCTCCCTAGTTCTTCGGTTGGCATAGTATCTCCCATTTTGCTAGTCTATATTTTTTCCTATGTTGATGGTACTGGCAAAAAAACCGTGACCTGAAATGTTTAATATTTTTGAGAACTACCCTCGGGACCTAAAAAATGAAAGCATGAACATCGGTAAGCTGGATAGAACAAAGTTAATCAGCACTAGTCTCCCCCCAACAGATAGCATTTTTCCTTTCCATCCACTTAATCTTTTTTCCAATTCTATCTTCAATTTCCCTCCGGTCCTTATTACACAATTTTCTATAAAGCATTGGTATAGCCAGATATCTAAAAGGGTAGGATGTAGTttacaaccaaacaaaagagaGTATGCAGACTCATGGTCTCTTGCTTGTCCAAATCAGAAGATTTTGCTCTTGTAAAAGTTTATTTTAAGACCGAATAACTGTTCAAACATGCATAATAACAGCTTCATGTTCTTTGCTTGTTCAATATCATGGTTCATAAAAATTATagtatcatctgcatattgcaaAATCGAGAGACCATCTTCTACTCAATGTGGTACCACCCCTTTTACTTGTCCTTCAATTTTGGCCCTCGCAATGATGATTGCAAACATGTCTGCCACTATATTAAATGGTATGGGATTCCCCTTTTGTCTAAAAGAACGAACCCATCTGGTCATTAACTTTGATCCCAACATTTCCACCTTTAGTAAATGCTTTAATCCAGTTACACCAAGTCGATGAAAACCCTTTCATTCTTAGAATTTGTTGTAGAAATTCCCATTTCATATTATCATAGGCTTTCTCAAAATCAATTTGAAACTCAATTCCATTTTGTTCTTTGTATGCAGCTCATGTAACGTTTCATGTAAAATAACAGCCCCCTCCATGATATTTCTCCCTAGCAAGAAGGCTGTCTGTGACGGTCCAATGATTCTTTGGGCTACTTTAGTAAATTGGTTTGTGACTACCTTAGTGAAATTTTAAAGCTAACATTCAACAGACAAATTGGTCTGTATTGCTGAATTTGTGTCACTTCACTACTCTTTGGTAGTAGAATAATTATCCCGAAATTTAGGCTGTGTAGAGGTAACAAGCCCTCATGAAATTCCTCAAATAGAGCCATCAAGTCATCCTTTATTATATTCCAGAAGACTTGATAAAACTCATGAGGAAACCCATCAGATTCTGGTGCTTTATTCTGTTTCGCTTTATTCTGTTTCATCTCGAACACTGCCTCGTTTACTTCAACCTCTGTAAATCTTTCAATTAATAATGCATTTTCCACCTCAGTAACTTGGGGAATATCACTTATAAGTGATTCATCCATAGACATGTGGTTTGTTTTTGGAGGGCCAAAAAGTTTCTTATAAAATTTTGTGATATACTTTTTAAGCTCTTCGTCCCATAGCATTACGGTTTAACAatagatcatgtccattgattTGACTTGAAAATGTGAGTGTACTGGCGCAAGGTGAGCATCGTAGGCTTGGAAGTGGTTGAAGAACATTTGACTTACGATGGTACCATAGGTTTGTAGGTGTACGTTTAAATCATTATTGCATACTTGTTTTTTCTTCCAAAGGATTATTGCATACTTGTCGTTAGCTAACTTTGTCCACTATATATGATGACTACTGTATATTTATGCAATACGTCAGCATATAAAATCCACTACAGTTGCAACTACTAAGTACAAGGCATCTAAATGAAACTTGACTTTTATGCGATgcttcaatattttttttctttgcaaacaTAATATTGACGCAATATGTTCGCATACATACACGTATGCTAAACGTATGAAAGGACGCACGCATGCTCTACGCACCTCAGAGAGGAGAGACcagtactctctccgttccaaattacgaGTGATTTTAATTTTCTTGAAGGGttaaagtatctcaagtttaatcaaatttatataataaagtacTAATTAGAGGATACCACACTGCACACGATAGATGCTTATGTCTTGCATGCATGCCCCCAATCCCTCTTACCCACTTTTCATCATTAGACAAAACGAGCAAACACACTAGCACTGATTAATCACCAACACTTAACCAAAAGCAGACCATAATAAGATGAGCGAGACCTTCTCCTGACTTTGAGATTTTCTTGGGCGCTTCAGACCACACGACGCGTGGCACGCCGGAAGAATTGTTCCGTTAATAATGAGCCACGTACGTGTCATGTTCAGAAGGGTCCAAGCAAGCAAGGACCCAAAGTTTAGAGGACCTCATGACAATTATTCCACACTTAAGCTACCACTAATGACAACTAAGGCCCCCATGCATGTCAATCATGGCATGTGTGATGGGGTCGTGCAAGCGTGCAGCTACATGCAGAAGGGGCTCATGTGAAACGATGGGAGCGcatgcgccggcgccggcggaggcccacCGCTGCAGTTGCTttccggcgacgacgagcctgCCGAGGCCGACGAGGAGTTGGAGCCGTCGGTCTTGAGAGGGCTCTGGCGGCCGGGGTTGAACGGCGGGAtgtcggccggcgcggccgggggcggGTGGCGCCACCGTGGGAGCGGGCCGGCGAGGAGCAGCGTCTGGAGCAGTGGCCCGGCCGACACCACGGCCTCGACCAGGCGGCCCTTCTCCGGCAGCCGCCGCGCGAGCGCCATTTCTAGCTCCGTGTCGTCGGCGCATGCCGCGGCGTCCGGCGCGTGctcgtccatggcggcggcggcggcggtggcggcagcgcctCCGCTTCCTCCAAGAACGCCGGCGTGGAGGCTCGGCGTAGGcgcaggcggcgccgccgtggcagcCTGGGCCTGGTGGTGGAGAAGGAGCAGGAGGGAGTGGCAGTGTCGCCGGAGCTCGTCTCGCTCGGCGGCCGCGGACGCCACTAGCGCGGCGAGCCGCGCGGCCTCGGACTCCATGCGCCGGAGCTCCGCCTGGTGCGCGGCGCGCGACGCGTCGAGCTCCGCCAGCGCGCGGACCAGCGCTCGCCGGAGATCCGACGCCGTCGACGAGGCACAAGAGTCCAGCtggccgccaccggcggcggcggcgtcgtggtcGTCGAACGGAGCGCCACCGGGCGTGTAATCCCACGCGTAGGCGAGAGTGGCGGCGCCAGCGGGGGACTGGAGCTGTTGTCCGCCGTGGAGCAAAGGGTGGCCGCCGTGGTCTTCCATAGACGCGTTTATGTTTGTGTTGTGTTTGGGTTCTGGGGTGTTGCCAAATTGTGAGATGATGGCACTATGAGATAGAAatgggtgtgtgcgtgtgtgtgtgatCTTGGTTTGGTGATGGTGGTAGGGTATATATAGGAGATCTTTTTTCTGGgtttcttatttttctcttttaactcttggtggtggtgttggtgcaTTTTGTGAGTTGCAAAAAGCTGTGGGGTATGTGTATGTTGgtattctttgtttttttgctGTATTAACTAGGACCTGACTCTCCACATGTGTGTTATGAGGTGTTTATACTGCCAGtttcatactttttttttttgctgatgtTGGAAATGTGGCAACATTCTTCAAATGTCAAACAGGGTCAGACCTGAGACAATACCATGACAGGCCGGGCTAACATTTCCATAATACCCGTATGAATGGTAAGAAAATGTAGATTGTTATTCTTCGTGAAAATATTAGTTTCCTCAGCACCatttaaaaattagaaataGTCAAGAATTATTTGTGAAACTACTACATAATACCATCACCAATGGGATATCATTGCTGGTTTGAGTTGAACCGGTGGTGACAATGTTTCACCGCTGGTTCGTGAGTAGTTGGCGCGGTGGACGCCGGAGCCGGCGATTAAAATGTATATTACCACCGGTTCCAACAATAAACCATCGGCGAAAGTCAATTCCACTTTCACCGCAGATTCGTAATACGAACCGGCGCTGGTATGGCTTTTCACCGCGGGTTAGTACTACGATCCGGTGGTGAAAATAGACCTAACGGTGAATACTCTGGTTCACATGAAAAAAATTACAACCTTTTCATTTGAAGTTGTCTGAAGGCAAACTCTATattaaaactttgtagttgataattttttcatttgaaattatATATTTAGATGCCTAAATATTTGGTATAAGGTATCACACCTATCAAACAATCTAAAATGAAAACAAAGTCAACATCAAAGTTGTAGTACtcaacgagatctacaactttatagttGATTACTTTTTTATTAAAAATTGTTTTGATGTCTAAATATTACATATAAGATTCCGAACAACTAATACAAAAGGTTAGCATCCTTATCTAATTCACAAGTGGTTATATGGTGTGGTTGTAAAGAAGCTATGGgtgaggcttgaggttgtgACTTTAAAGCCCAGTGCCCGTACACTTGCTCATTTCCATGAAAAATATCATGTATCGCCCCTTCTGATGGGTGTTTGTGTGGTAGGTGCTTGGGTTGATTTTTatgcattttctaaaaattgaatTGGCGATAACCCTTGTAACATAAACTAGTGGTGATAGGGTTATCACTCCCTTCTCGAAACTGGTGGTTAATCACTGCTGACCTTTCACTGACGAGGTCCAAAACCAGTGGTGATAGGGGTTCTAGAACCGACTGTGGTGGGTTCTTTTGTAGTAGTGTAACTAGACATTGGTCATAAATTCATAGGGAAGCATGAGGAAGATATATGTTGCTATATTGAAGTTGATGATAAAACTTACTCCCCCATCCCAAAATAAATATCCTTTTAGCTGTCAAATTttatcccacaaagagtgttctTTTAGCTCCTTGTAAACCTCATATAATTAAAGCAACACTCacacaaataaaaaaacatatggAAAAAGCACATAGAGCCAATCAAATGATCAGTTGATGCTATTTCTCTGGTTCCAATGCATGTGCATTTATTTAGGATCCAAAAAACAAAACAGACATCATGATTTTCAATTACAATTAGTATTAGTTTTTATTGAAATTAGTAGGGAAAGCCCCAACCTATTTTTTATATAGTTTTTTATTCCATACCCGTTTAATGCTCCAACGAGGAGTTGAACCTAGGCCTACTGGACGCTACTCGGTGCTCCCTAAAGAATCTTTCACACAATTAGTATTAGTTATTAGGGGTAATATAGACATTTCTCACAACTATTAATGTGTTTGAAATTTTCTAAATAGAGGGAATACACCATAACTATTGAGTCGGTACCTAAAATTATTTGTAGGGATTAAATCTTTGGGCTTAGCGAACCAATGTGGTTTGTACAGCTACTAGTTTGCACTAGATATGTTCGGCATAAAAGTTGAAAGCAACATTAGTCAACATTGTATTCTCCTTTATATAGTTTCCGGGATGCAGCAAGTCATAAAAACTTGTTTTTGGAATGCCATATGTTGGATATTTTTGTGACCTCAGCACAACAACTAAGAGATCTACTTCTCACGCACATTTTCCACCCATGTACGTGATTAGGACTCATGTGTTATGCTGTTGTGCCTTACATGTCCTAGCTAGTAGTGGGGCTCGATCCTGCCTCCGTAGCTCTTATGAAACTAAGGGGTAGGCTATGCAAAATTTCATGTCAATCTCTAACACATCTAACTAATACCCAAAATACTGATAAAGAAGTTGGATGGGAGCAGAAACCTGAGATCCTGTTTTCACAGACCAAGAACCCTTTTCTTGAGATGGTGCAGCTGCACCAAGTTCTTCATCAACCAGGAGCAACAAGTTCCTAAATTGGTGAGGAGTACGACAACTTCATATACATCACCTTTGGTACAACTACACCAATATTATCATCTACTAAGGACACTTCCACAATGGCTACTAATGCTGGTATAATGATCTACCCACCAAATTCTGTATTAGTAGATTGATCCTGTTCTTATGTTATGTGATCCTGTGATTTAGGTGCTATATTATGTTAATTAGCAAATTCTAACACCATAAACATGAACCATTGAATCAGCTATCATATTAGTGGACGTTTATTCGACGAGCTATTGAATCCTTGAGGATGACCTAGTAATCTTCTTGGGATGATTTTTCCATGGTTGATTATTGTCTCTTTGGCACACTACATCTCGTCTATGCATACTTTATTAGTGGTCACTCATATGCCGAAGCTTCATTAACAACTACATGCTACATATGAATTGACCTCGCCATTTAGTTTGAGCCGTCCAAATCATATGTGATgtcaactactccctccattccaaattgtaggtcgttttgacttttcttggttcatagatattactaTGCATATAGaaatacactatatctagatgcataataatatctataaacctaaaaaagctaaaacgacctacaatttggaatggagggaataCAATTTTAGAATACTTTTAGTTATGCAAATAGTAAATTGAAGCATAGTTCTTTTTAACTTGAATAGTGGGCCAAGATCATTTATAGATTCTTCAATAGGGCTGCAAAACTTTTCACTTTATTCAGTACAATTGCTGCAATTAAGTCTGAGCTCAATTGACACCTTTCGTTTATTAAACATGCAGGAGAACTGCATGTCGATGCACCAAGACAGTTTTTTAAAGATTAGAGAGACACGATGCAACTCAATATGCAACTGTTAGCATGGAAGCAAATAATGAGTCATGAGTCTAAGTTGGAACTTACTCGGAAAGAAAGTTGCCTTTCTTTTTGAACCACCTCTTCTGTCTTGCTTTCTGTTCTCCTTTATCCTCTTTATGCAATGTGTGCATGAATCCTGTGTTTTCCACAAGAAGGGAATCCAAGATGGGAACTATATACCCTGCCATCATACCCTATCCGGCCAATCATGCATCTTGGTCCTAGGTTCTGCCTTCTGTCCCTATGCAGAACATGCATATCTCATATCATCCAGGCCAAGTCATCTTCATCCCTGCCAAACTTTAGCTTAAATACTGCAGCTAGACAAATAGTTGTTTACCTGTTTGGGGGTCTAGGGAAGGCAGTGGACTAATCTGCAAGTGGCTCAAATGTGAAGTGTCCTACTGATCTAATGTGTAAGCAACAAGAAGCTATAAAAGAGGCAAGCATGTCTGTATTGATTACATCTCTAACTTCTCATACATCACTTTCACAGGTACCAGCATCATAGAAAAAGATGGGCCAAACTAAAGCTGCAAGCAAGACCAGTACACACACATAGTATCTAACATCTCTGACTTGGGGAATGTCGGTATGTTCATCTGCATGTGTAGTTGTGAGTTGGTAGGCAGCAGGGGTGCCTGTCAGGTGGAACTTCAGATGACCTGTGGCACATGCATCTTGACATCAAAGTCTCCCTGTCTAACATGGAGAGAAAAGGTCAGATTACATAGCTCCTAGAGCTCCAACCTCTTGGAAAATGGGTGGTGGCGTTGTTGACAATATAGACCTTTTGGTTTTAATTTAGTACTTTCCTAGAAAAATTATCTCATAGGTACGTAATATATCGACATGTCTCACTGATGTGTGGGCCGGGCTCGATCCAGCAGTCCTTGAGATATTTTCCTTTTCATCTTGAAAACGATAGCTGAGCTGTAAGCGTGTGCTACTGTAGCTGTCACAGACAGAGAGTGAGGAGCAGGTCGGCTTAAATAACGAAAGAGGT
This portion of the Setaria viridis chromosome 7, Setaria_viridis_v4.0, whole genome shotgun sequence genome encodes:
- the LOC140223334 gene encoding uncharacterized protein → MEDHGGHPLLHGGQQLQSPAGAATLAYAWDYTPGGAPFDDHDAAAAGGGQLDSCASSTASDLRRALVRALAELDASRAAHQAELRRMESEAARLAALVASAAAERDELRRHCHSLLLLLHHQAQAATAAPPAPTPSLHAGVLGGSGGAAATAAAAAMDEHAPDAAACADDTELEMALARRLPEKGRLVEAVVSAGPLLQTLLLAGPLPRWRHPPPAAPADIPPFNPGRQSPLKTDGSNSSSASAGSSSPESNCSGGPPPAPAHALPSFHMSPFCM